One genomic region from Bufo bufo chromosome 3, aBufBuf1.1, whole genome shotgun sequence encodes:
- the LOC120994562 gene encoding uncharacterized protein LOC120994562, which produces MKHELTGRKFRILDMEITTVLLMIGITYVIGVQELEQSGDEDTFMFPDGEYEKAILIPSELITMDMPQRVNNHEVRSRKVRLIPEGKDVTKRYYQNPGGQFKYRVVFSFGRVNHSSNIGRLAITHGAQGILPESLQPFMMATIYVNDTGYWLGEESDLPNTGEQKGIQYGVFSDYLREGEYLFVCGIYWHDNMHPMFTPKNINLAYRRTSLGEAKDIDMSIQHGGNYLIGTMSKSYKSYREMVGHWTCGTREIEIGGMHIVDATPDNIKPCTNKDSENTQKALQLQEGQPFQVNLDSAQTMASGVQYAFITWRFNISLWLIKTHYPICTGHTMNQVRSLYQWLISKNTRARHHLRNGKSRGKRDMVDTILGGVGAGMGIINQADISVLKTKLAAIASNSKNGFEVQREINQIISNLQQGHIDTSIGVATDVIQHFKMFVENMQADGRNISWALACTQGQVELSTNIKLAIQTLYNGQWPYELISQATAALPELLTFTHSKWWASAWIGCINHNLETCYASSLIPYTSSPLEVVYKVTSIGILTGGSTLLHPRLDHPHVIRKDGVWKQVDISLCLHRNQDILCTPGQDRLVEDKCWNNSSVCVLDGEFITKDKTPVTYLGHQRICFFLLNITNVTLITSQCSITTAVDKGAWCTLGNVTEIQTPSWRYVFPTIANLSIDIEYHNPVNLQALNLGMGKELHDWLIRFDQDEYLLRKLRQEGANATIVIHHDQKELKHITHLLENNAKGYWWEVIFGHSSAANGILNFLIHPIVVLLIVAVVLSLLQIYMCCMTRYLYKRLQALSMEIEIQTKYKIASCELDVPKSLEEHLLKCDNCGRQGHSRGKCLIPERYNRL; this is translated from the coding sequence ATGAAGCATGAATTAACAGGCCGAAAATTCCGGATTCTGGATATGGAGATTACAACAGTTTTGTTGATGATTGGCATCACCTATGTTATCGGAGTGCAGGAATTGGAACAATCAGGAGATGAGGACACATTTATGTTTCCAGATGGGGAATATGAAAAGGCAATATTGATACCATCAGAATTGATAACCATGGACATGCCACAAAGAGTTAATAATCACGAAGTTAGGAGTAGGAAAGTGCGACTCATTCCAGAGGGAAAGGATGTAACCAAGAGATATTATCAGAATCCTGGTGGGCAATTCAAGTATAGGGTGGTTTTCTCTTTTGGGAGGGTAAATCATAGTTCAAATATTGGGAGATTGGCAATAACGCATGGTGCACAGGGAATATTGCCAGAATCACTACAACCATTCATGATGGCAACAATATATGTCAATGATACTGGTTATTGGCTGGGAGAAGAGTCTGACTTGCCAAATACGGGTGAGCAGAAAGGTATTCAATATGGAGTATTTAGTGACTACTTAAGGGAAGGAGAATATTTGTTTGTATGTGGCATATATTGGCATGACAATATGCACCCGATGTTCACTCCAAAAAATATTAACCTGGCTTATAGAAGGACAAGCCTTGGGGAAGCCAAAGACATTGATATGTCAATTCAACATGGTGGAAATTATCTTATCGGTACTATGTCCAAATCATATAAATCTTATAGGGAGATGGTCGGTCACTGGACATGTGGTACACGTGAAATAGAGATTGGGGGTATGCATATTGTTGATGCCACTCCAGATAATATTAAGCCATGCACAAACAAAGATTCTGAGAATACTCAAAAGGCCTTACAACTACAAGAAGGACAACCCTTTCAAGTTAACCTAGACTCTGCCCAGACAATGGCTAGTGGTGTTCAATATGCGTTTATCACATGGCGGTTTAATATTTCTCTATGGTTAATTAAAACCCACTATCCAATATGTACAGGACATACAATGAATCAGGTGCGTTCCCTCTATCAATGGTTGATTTCCAAAAACACTAGGGCTCGTCATCATTTGAGGAATGGGAAGAGCAGAGGAAAAAGGGATATGGTCGACACAATATTGGGTGGCGTAGGAGCTGGAATGGGAATCATTAATCAGGCAGATATTAGCGTCTTAAAAACCAAACTTGCAGCCATAGCATCTAACAGTAAAAACGGGTTTGAGGTACAAAGGGAAATTAATCAAATAATCAGTAACCTACAGCAGGGGCATATAGACACTAGCATTGGGGTAGCAACAGACGTTATTCAACATTTCAAGATGTTCGTGGAAAATATGCAGGCTGATGGGAGGAACATATCCTGGGCTCTGGCCTGTACACAAGGGCAGGTGGAACTATCAACTAATATAAAATTGGCGATTCAAACCTTGTATAATGGGCAATGGCCATATGAATTAATATCTCAGGCCACTGCTGCATTACCAGAGCTCCTCACTTTCACACACTCCAAATGGTGGGCGAGTGCTTGGATTGGATGTATTAATCATAACTTGGAAACGTGTTATGCCTCTTCCCTGATTCCATACACAAGCTCCCCGTTAGAGGTAGTGTATAAGGTCACTTCAATTGGTATTCTTACTGGAGGATCCACACTACTACATCCAAGATTAGACCATCCTCATGTAATCAGGAAGGATGGGGTGTGGAAGCAGGTTGATATTTCCCTCTGCTTACATAGAAATCAGGATATATTGTGTACACCAGGCCAGGATAGGTTGGTGGAGGACAAGTGTTGGAACAACTCGTCGGTTTGTGTTCTGGATGGGGAGTTTATTACAAAAGATAAGACACCAGTCACATACCTAGGACATCAGAGAATCTGTTTCTTTCTATTAAACATCACCAATGTAACTCTGATCACAAGTCAATGTTCAATAACAACAGCTGTGGATAAGGGTGCATGGTGCACGCTTGGTAAtgtcacggaaatccagacaccAAGTTGGAGATATGTGTTTCCCACCATTGCAAACTTATCTATTGATATTGAATATCATAACCCTGTCAATCTTCAAGCATTAAATTTGGGAATGGGGAAAGAGCTGCATGATTGGCTGATCAGATTTGATCAAGATGAATATTTGCTTAGAAAGCTACGGCAAGAAGGAGCTAATGCTACAATCGTTATACACCATGACCAGAAAGAGCTAAAACATATTACTCATCTGTTAGAAAATAATGCTAAGGGTTATTGGTGGGAGGTTATATTTGGGCATTCAAGTGCAGCCAATGGAATCTTAAATTTCTTAATCCATCCGATTGTGGTATTGCTCATTGTTGCTGTAGTTTTATCCTTATTGCAAATTTACATGTGTTGTATGACACGGTATCTATATAAAAGGCTCCAGGCCCTATCCATGGAAATAGAAATACAAACTAAATATAAAATTGCATCATGCGAATTAGATGTACCAAAGAGCCTGGAGGAACATCTTTTAAAATGTGACAACTGTGGCAGACAAGGACATAGCAGGGGAAAGTGCCTGATCCCTGAACGATACAACAGATTGTAA
- the LOC120993620 gene encoding posterior protein-like, translated as MEIVDKFVEKHASASFKICTNDALTHQFNDMIKQCDEQNANSKHRKSNKKTKKEKLANMLCMLMKMKEIAEQKELQWYSEKAQLRGELDRVEQGITVAIASAENDGCECEDLREEVDRLVQQNCDLEDEIEEYEERCRLRDLKIASLEEKEERNDDVVKVLKDRLHDVDNQLIHKQHCNMTLRSQESANNHCYRKWGEEQPICTADGPQSTPDHSSSLFTPLSDESRQRRDSLHIHGSNRIQSTTLSIQDKTNLCQILGKFDTSASPINLSNRLEAVVTQYNLNNRDACALFRVWLPSQLCEKLQPPVGTHKGLSAELNSNWGNASDRLKELQRVMGGRDIRGTNALENAKLRRGDDPIIFCSEYLTLFRATYNCPDMPPDDSSFLYSMANKCTFVDYPTKVALRNANSYQAFLNILKDWIQETCNDNKPQKRISEIVKNEGKVRFMGKCYKCGNTGHTMRECRSNRKGNNDRAFFPRKQQQRQGLDNAADGVSQPPEATLYGPLLKEIRRIGKAIAELPEEFKAPPPTNPYVKP; from the exons ATGGAAATTGTCGATAAATTTGTTGAAAAACATGCATCTGCTAGTTTTAAGATTTGTACAAACGATGCTTTAACACATCAGTTTAATGATATGATAAAGCAATGTGATGAGCAGAATGCGAATAGCAAACATAGAAAGTCaaataagaaaacaaagaaaGAGAAATTGGCTAATATGTTGTGCATGCTAATGAAAATGAAAGAGATTGCAGAGCAAAAGGAATTGCAGTGGTACTCTGAAAAGGCTCAGTTAAGGGGTGAGCTGGATAGAGTTGAACAGGGAATCACTGTGGCTATTGCTAGCGCTGAAAATGATGGTTGTGAGTGTGAAGATCTCAGAGAGGAAGTGGATAGGCTGGTTCAACAGAATTGTGATTTGGAGGATGAaatagaggagtatgaggaaagaTGTAGACTTAGAGATCTGAAAATTGCATCTTTAGAAGAGAAAGAAGAAAGGAATGATGATGTTGTAAAAGTACTTAAAGATCGATTGCATGATGTTGATAATCAACTGATTCATAAACAACATTGCAATATGACCTTGAGATCACAGGAAAGTGCTAATAATCATTGTT ATCGTAAATGGGGGGAGGAGCAGCCTATTTGCACTGCAGATGGGCCACaatcaaccccagatcatagttcCTCTCTATTTACTCCTTTGTCAGATGAAAGCAGACAAAGAAGAGATAGTTTGCATATTCATGGTAGCAATCGTATCCAATCCACAACACTCTCTATACAGGATAAAACAAACCTATGCCAAATATTGGGGAAATTTGATACAAGTGCTTCACCCATTAATCTTTccaacaggctggaagctgtGGTTACGCAGTATAATCTGAACAATAGGGATGCATGTGCCTTATTTAGGGTATGGCTCCCATCTCAGCTGTGTGAGAAGTTACAGCCTCCTGTGGGCACTCACAAAGGATTATCTGCAGAACTCAACTCCAACTGGGGAAATGCAAGTGATAGGCTGAAAGAATTGCAGAGAGTAATGGGGGGAAGAGATATTAGAGGTACCAATGCCCTAGAGAATGCAAAATTAAGGAGAGGGGATGACCCAATCATTTTCTGTAGTGAGTATTTGACCCTATTTCGTGCTACATATAACTGTCCTGACATGCCTCCTGACGACAGCAGTTTTCTTTATTCAATGGCTAATAAATGCACATTTGTTGACTACCCAACAAAGGTTGCCTTAAGGAACGCAAATTCCTATCAAGCCTTTCTAAATATTTTAAAGGACTGGATTCAGGAGACTTGTAATGACAACAAACCTCAGAAGAGAATATCAGAGATAGTTAAGAATGAAGGCAAAGTAAGATTTATGGGGAAGTGCTACAAATGTGGAAATACAGGTCATACTATGAGAGAATGCAGAAGTAATAGGAAAGGCAACAATGACAGAGCTTTTTTCCCAAGAAAACAGCAGCAAAGGCAAGGATTAGATAATGCAGCAGATGGAGTATCTCAGCCTCCTGAAGCTACATTGTATGGTCCACTTTTGAAAGAAATCAGAAGGATAGGAAAAGCAATAGCGGAGTTGCCAGAGGAATTTAAGGCCCCACCACCAACAAATCCTTATGTAAAACCATAG